A genome region from Micromonospora peucetia includes the following:
- a CDS encoding glycoside hydrolase family 13 protein, producing the protein MNSNPTHQDTPADPATGWWTRATIYQVYPRSFADSDGDGVGDLPGITARLDHLVELGVDALWLSPFYPSPQADAGYDVADYRDVDPLFGTLADADRLITEAHSRGLRVIVDLVPNHTSSAHQWFAAALAAAPGSPERDRYVFRDGSGPDGAQPPNDWTSVFGGPAWTRVTETDGHPGQWYLHLFDSGQPDLNWDNPQVREEFLEVLRFWLDRGVDGYRVDVAHGLIKQTDLADWQEPQEILSGPEIDKPRPPMWDQEGVHEIYRDWRRVLDGYPGERILVAEAWVEPAERLARYVRPDEMHQAFNFEYLLAAWTAPAQYAVITRSLEATDAVGAPTTWVLSNHDVVRHASRLGLPIGGKRPNGIGIGDPQPDAALGLRRARAATLLMLALPGSAYLYQGEELGLPEHTTMPDESRQDPTWARSGHTERGRDGCRVPIPWEADAPSYGFGPTDASWLPQPSLWAEYALDRQRDTPGSTYELYRTALRLRREHRLGEGPLEWLASGDEVLSFRNGALTVLTNFGDAAVPVPTGAELVHASAPLDADGAVPTDVTVWIRSA; encoded by the coding sequence CTGAACAGCAACCCGACGCACCAGGACACGCCCGCCGACCCGGCCACCGGCTGGTGGACCAGGGCCACCATCTACCAGGTCTACCCGCGCTCATTCGCCGACTCCGACGGCGACGGGGTCGGTGACCTCCCCGGCATCACCGCCCGCCTGGACCACCTCGTCGAACTGGGCGTGGACGCACTCTGGCTGTCGCCGTTCTACCCGTCGCCGCAGGCCGACGCCGGGTACGACGTGGCGGACTACCGGGACGTGGACCCGCTCTTCGGCACGCTCGCCGACGCCGACCGGCTGATCACCGAGGCGCACTCGCGCGGGCTGCGGGTCATCGTGGACCTGGTGCCCAACCACACGTCGTCGGCGCATCAGTGGTTCGCCGCGGCGCTCGCCGCCGCGCCGGGCAGCCCGGAGCGCGACCGCTACGTCTTCCGCGACGGGTCGGGCCCCGACGGCGCGCAGCCCCCGAACGACTGGACGAGCGTCTTCGGCGGGCCGGCCTGGACCCGGGTCACCGAGACCGACGGCCACCCCGGCCAGTGGTACCTGCACCTGTTCGACTCCGGCCAGCCCGACCTCAACTGGGACAACCCGCAGGTGCGGGAGGAGTTCCTGGAGGTGCTGCGATTCTGGCTGGACCGCGGCGTCGACGGCTACCGCGTTGACGTGGCACACGGCCTGATCAAGCAGACCGACCTGGCCGACTGGCAGGAGCCGCAGGAGATCCTCTCCGGCCCGGAAATCGACAAGCCGCGCCCGCCGATGTGGGACCAGGAGGGCGTGCACGAGATCTACCGGGACTGGCGGCGGGTGCTGGACGGCTACCCGGGCGAGCGGATCCTGGTCGCCGAGGCGTGGGTCGAGCCGGCCGAGCGGCTGGCCCGGTACGTCCGCCCGGACGAGATGCACCAGGCGTTCAACTTCGAGTACCTGCTCGCCGCCTGGACCGCGCCGGCCCAGTACGCCGTGATCACCCGCTCGCTGGAGGCCACCGACGCCGTCGGCGCACCGACCACCTGGGTGCTGTCCAACCACGACGTGGTCCGGCACGCCTCCCGGTTGGGGCTGCCGATCGGCGGCAAGCGGCCCAACGGCATCGGCATCGGCGACCCGCAGCCGGACGCCGCACTCGGCCTGCGCCGGGCCCGGGCGGCCACCCTGCTGATGCTCGCCCTGCCCGGCTCGGCCTACCTCTACCAGGGCGAGGAACTGGGTCTGCCGGAGCACACCACGATGCCCGACGAGTCCCGGCAGGACCCGACCTGGGCGCGTAGCGGACACACCGAGCGGGGTCGGGACGGCTGCCGGGTGCCGATCCCGTGGGAGGCCGACGCCCCGTCGTACGGCTTCGGGCCGACCGACGCGAGCTGGCTGCCGCAGCCGTCGCTCTGGGCGGAGTACGCCCTGGACCGGCAGCGGGACACGCCCGGCTCGACGTACGAGCTGTACCGGACGGCGCTGCGGCTGCGCCGCGAGCACCGCCTCGGCGAGGGCCCGCTGGAGTGGCTCGCCTCCGGCGACGAGGTGCTCTCGTTCCGCAACGGCGCGCTGACCGTGCTGACCAACTTCGGCGACGCCGCCGTGCCGGTGCCCACCGGCGCCGAACTGGTGCATGCCAGCGCCCCCCTGGACGCCGACGGCGCCGTCCCCACCGACGTGACGGTCTGGATCCGCTCGGCCTGA
- a CDS encoding LacI family DNA-binding transcriptional regulator: protein MTRIDDVARLAGVSTATVSRALRGLPTVSAATRRRVLAAAEQLEYAVSPSASRLAGGRTGTIAVVVPRITRWFFGTVVEAVEDFLQQSGYDLLLYNLGGREQTRQRVLRTADLHKRVDAVMLVATPLRPAELTALTRLELPGVTISSGTPVPGWPCVRIDDVGVARTATRHLLDLGHRRIAHITGDPDELAYTTHLDRRRGYRDVLRDAGITPDPYLDVESQFTIGGGARATEELLRRGDPPTAIFAACDEMAMGAMTALRDAGLRVPQDVSVIGVDDHDLASALGLSTIAQPAAEQGRLAARILLDPLHGGPPAPPVRRRPDPPGSPVILPTRLIVRESTAPPRAH, encoded by the coding sequence GTGACGAGGATCGACGACGTCGCCCGCCTGGCCGGGGTCTCCACCGCCACCGTGTCCCGGGCGTTGCGGGGGCTGCCCACGGTCTCGGCCGCGACCCGGCGCCGGGTGCTCGCGGCGGCCGAGCAACTGGAGTACGCCGTCTCGCCGAGCGCCTCGCGGCTGGCCGGCGGACGCACCGGCACGATCGCCGTCGTGGTCCCGCGGATCACCCGGTGGTTCTTCGGGACCGTCGTCGAGGCGGTCGAGGACTTCCTCCAGCAGTCGGGCTATGACCTGCTGCTCTACAACCTCGGCGGGCGGGAGCAGACCCGTCAGCGGGTGCTTCGCACCGCCGACCTGCACAAACGGGTGGACGCGGTGATGCTGGTCGCCACGCCGCTGCGCCCCGCCGAGCTGACCGCCCTGACCAGGCTGGAGCTGCCCGGAGTGACCATCAGCTCCGGCACGCCGGTGCCCGGCTGGCCCTGCGTACGCATCGACGACGTCGGCGTCGCGCGGACCGCCACCCGGCACCTGCTCGACCTGGGTCACCGGAGGATCGCCCACATAACCGGCGACCCGGACGAACTCGCCTACACCACCCACCTCGACCGGCGTCGGGGTTACCGGGACGTGCTGCGCGACGCCGGGATCACCCCCGACCCCTACCTCGACGTGGAGTCGCAGTTCACGATCGGCGGCGGCGCCCGGGCCACCGAGGAGCTGCTCCGGCGCGGCGACCCACCGACGGCGATCTTCGCGGCCTGCGACGAGATGGCGATGGGGGCGATGACGGCGCTGCGCGACGCCGGCCTGCGGGTGCCACAGGACGTCAGCGTGATCGGCGTCGACGACCACGACCTGGCCAGCGCCCTCGGGCTGAGCACGATCGCCCAGCCCGCGGCGGAGCAGGGCCGGCTCGCCGCGCGGATCCTGCTCGACCCGCTCCACGGCGGGCCCCCCGCACCGCCGGTCAGGCGTCGTCCCGACCCGCCCGGCTCACCGGTGATCCTGCCCACTCGGCTGATCGTGCGCGAATCGACCGCACCGCCCCGGGCACACTAA
- a CDS encoding carbohydrate ABC transporter permease, giving the protein MTTATPTVATGTQKTDGRPTSTAGRVRKRLNSRTATLVSIVIAMVWTIPTFGLFISSFRPEDQIKSSGWWTFFTDPSFTLENYQEVLFGSSSSSGQLASYFINSLAITIPSVLFPLAFAALAAYALAWINFRGRDWMYIAIFALQIVPLQMALVPLLKFFSTGVTVGGITVMPAWDLVDEQKFAQVWFAHTCFALPFAVFLLHNFISQLPGDLMEAARVDGATHPKIFRSIVLPLITPALAAFGIFQFLWVWNDLLVALIFAGGGNETAPLTVRLAEMAGTRGNEWQRLTAGAFISIVVPLIVFLSLQRFFVRGLLAGSVKG; this is encoded by the coding sequence ATGACCACCGCAACGCCCACCGTCGCCACCGGCACCCAGAAGACCGACGGCCGCCCGACCAGCACCGCCGGGCGGGTCCGCAAGCGGCTGAACAGTCGCACCGCGACCCTCGTCTCGATCGTCATCGCGATGGTCTGGACCATCCCCACCTTCGGCCTGTTCATCTCCTCGTTCCGGCCGGAGGACCAGATCAAGAGCAGCGGGTGGTGGACCTTCTTCACCGACCCGTCGTTCACCCTGGAGAACTACCAGGAGGTGCTGTTCGGAAGCTCCTCGTCGTCCGGGCAGCTCGCCAGCTACTTCATCAACTCGCTGGCGATCACCATCCCGTCGGTGCTCTTCCCGCTCGCCTTCGCGGCCCTGGCCGCGTACGCGCTGGCCTGGATCAACTTCCGGGGCCGGGACTGGATGTACATCGCGATCTTCGCGCTGCAGATCGTGCCGCTACAGATGGCGCTGGTGCCGCTGCTGAAGTTCTTCTCCACCGGGGTCACCGTCGGTGGGATCACCGTCATGCCGGCCTGGGATCTGGTCGACGAACAGAAGTTCGCACAGGTGTGGTTCGCGCACACCTGCTTCGCACTGCCGTTCGCCGTCTTCCTGCTGCACAACTTCATCTCGCAGCTCCCGGGTGACCTGATGGAGGCCGCCCGGGTCGACGGGGCCACCCACCCGAAGATCTTCCGCAGCATCGTGCTGCCGCTGATCACCCCGGCACTGGCCGCGTTCGGCATCTTCCAGTTCCTCTGGGTCTGGAACGACCTGCTGGTCGCGCTGATCTTCGCCGGTGGCGGCAACGAGACCGCCCCGCTCACCGTCCGGCTGGCCGAGATGGCCGGCACCCGGGGCAACGAGTGGCAGCGGCTCACCGCCGGCGCGTTCATCTCGATCGTCGTACCGCTGATCGTCTTCCTGTCCCTCCAGCGTTTCTTCGTGCGCGGCCTGCTCGCCGGCAGCGTCAAGGGCTGA
- a CDS encoding carbohydrate ABC transporter permease — protein MEFDFAAEQPKFLMLMYGLIAFVAVVGGLLLLLDVVPAWFARRREGQLVAASASGAPLPRRRKPREGMFALFFLLPTLLLLTIGLVVPAVRTTLLSFMDANGNDWVGLRNYGWMFSEDSIVRVLINTLVWVLLVPLIATSFGLLYAIMVDKARFEAVAKSLIFLPMAISFVGASIIWKFVYAYRGEGEQQIGLLNQIVVSLGGEPKQWLLESPLNTLLLIVIMVWIQAGFAMVVLSAAIKAIPADIVEAARLDGVTPWQMFWRITMPSIKPALIVVVVTLSIATLKVFDIVRTSTNGNYDTSVIANEMYNQAFRYGQNGQGSALAVFLFILVVPIVIYQIRNLRQQREG, from the coding sequence ATGGAGTTCGACTTCGCTGCGGAACAGCCGAAGTTCCTCATGCTGATGTACGGGCTGATCGCTTTCGTCGCGGTGGTGGGCGGTCTGCTCCTGCTCCTCGACGTGGTGCCGGCCTGGTTCGCCCGCCGCCGGGAGGGGCAGCTCGTCGCCGCCTCCGCGAGCGGCGCCCCGCTCCCCCGCCGGCGCAAGCCGCGGGAGGGCATGTTCGCGCTCTTCTTCCTGCTGCCGACACTGCTGCTGCTCACCATCGGGCTGGTGGTCCCGGCCGTCCGCACCACGCTGCTGTCGTTCATGGACGCGAACGGCAACGACTGGGTCGGACTGCGCAACTACGGCTGGATGTTCTCTGAGGACTCGATCGTCCGGGTGCTGATCAACACCCTGGTCTGGGTGCTCCTCGTCCCGCTGATCGCCACCTCGTTCGGCCTGCTCTACGCCATCATGGTGGACAAGGCCCGGTTCGAGGCGGTGGCCAAGTCGCTGATCTTCCTGCCGATGGCCATCTCCTTCGTCGGCGCGAGCATCATCTGGAAGTTCGTCTACGCCTACCGGGGCGAGGGAGAGCAACAGATCGGCCTGCTCAACCAGATCGTGGTCAGTCTCGGCGGCGAGCCGAAGCAGTGGCTGTTGGAGTCGCCGCTGAACACGCTGCTACTGATCGTGATCATGGTCTGGATCCAGGCGGGTTTCGCCATGGTGGTGCTCTCCGCCGCGATCAAGGCGATCCCCGCCGACATCGTGGAGGCGGCCCGGCTCGACGGAGTCACCCCCTGGCAGATGTTCTGGCGGATCACCATGCCGAGCATCAAGCCGGCGCTGATCGTGGTCGTGGTGACGCTGTCGATCGCCACCCTCAAGGTCTTCGACATCGTCCGGACGTCCACCAACGGCAACTACGACACCAGCGTGATCGCCAACGAGATGTACAACCAGGCGTTCCGGTACGGCCAGAACGGGCAGGGCTCGGCCCTGGCGGTGTTCCTGTTCATCCTGGTGGTCCCGATCGTGATCTACCAGATCCGCAACCTCCGTCAGCAGCGGGAGGGCTGA
- a CDS encoding ABC transporter substrate-binding protein → MAFASSRQALAIAGVLGLALSATACGTGDDKKSSNAGSAECAAYEKYGDNDGKKVTIYSSIRDIEADRLAQSWKQFEDCTGIKIDHEGSAEFEAQLGVRVDGGNAPDLAFIPQPGLVKRFVDSGKLKPVGAETKKTAEENYPADWLKYSTVNGQFYGAPLGSNVKSFVWYSPKTFKEKGWTTPTSWDELIKLSDQIAAAGTKPWCAGIESGDATGWPATDWIEDVMLRTQTPEVYDQWTSHGIPFNDPKVVEAVDKAGTILKNEKYMNGGYGGVKSIATTAFGEAGLPITTGKCALHRQASFYANQWPKGTKVAEDGDVFAFYFPAIDASKGKPVLGGGEFTVAFADRPEVQAVQTYLASGEYANSRAKIGDWVSANNKLDPANVANPIDKLSVQILQDKTTVFRFDGSDLMPAPVGAGTFWKGMIDWINGKDTATVLNGIESSWK, encoded by the coding sequence ATGGCGTTTGCAAGTTCACGCCAGGCTCTCGCGATCGCCGGCGTGCTGGGGCTGGCGCTGAGCGCCACCGCCTGCGGCACCGGCGACGACAAGAAGAGCAGCAACGCGGGCTCCGCGGAGTGCGCCGCATATGAGAAGTACGGCGACAACGACGGCAAGAAGGTCACGATCTACTCGTCCATCCGGGACATCGAGGCCGACCGCCTCGCCCAGTCCTGGAAGCAGTTCGAGGACTGCACCGGCATCAAGATCGACCACGAGGGCAGCGCCGAGTTCGAAGCCCAGCTCGGTGTCCGGGTCGACGGCGGCAACGCCCCCGACCTCGCGTTCATCCCGCAGCCGGGTCTGGTCAAGCGTTTCGTCGACTCGGGCAAGCTCAAGCCGGTCGGCGCCGAGACCAAGAAGACGGCCGAGGAGAACTACCCGGCCGACTGGCTGAAGTACAGCACCGTCAACGGCCAGTTCTACGGCGCCCCGCTCGGCTCCAACGTGAAGTCCTTCGTGTGGTACTCGCCGAAGACCTTCAAGGAGAAGGGCTGGACCACCCCGACCAGCTGGGACGAGCTGATCAAGCTCAGCGACCAGATCGCCGCCGCCGGCACCAAGCCGTGGTGCGCCGGCATCGAGTCCGGTGACGCCACCGGCTGGCCGGCCACCGACTGGATCGAAGACGTGATGCTGCGGACGCAGACCCCCGAGGTCTACGACCAGTGGACCAGCCACGGCATCCCGTTCAACGACCCGAAGGTCGTCGAGGCCGTGGACAAGGCCGGCACCATCCTCAAGAACGAGAAGTACATGAACGGCGGCTACGGCGGCGTGAAGAGCATCGCCACCACCGCCTTCGGCGAGGCCGGTCTGCCGATCACCACCGGCAAGTGCGCGCTGCACCGCCAGGCGTCCTTCTACGCCAACCAGTGGCCGAAGGGCACCAAGGTGGCCGAGGACGGCGACGTCTTCGCCTTCTACTTCCCGGCGATCGACGCCAGCAAGGGCAAGCCGGTGCTGGGCGGTGGCGAGTTCACCGTGGCCTTCGCCGACCGCCCCGAGGTCCAGGCCGTGCAGACCTACCTCGCCTCCGGCGAGTACGCCAACAGCCGCGCCAAGATCGGTGACTGGGTGTCGGCCAACAACAAGCTCGACCCGGCCAACGTCGCCAACCCGATCGACAAGCTCTCCGTCCAGATCCTCCAGGACAAGACCACCGTCTTCCGCTTCGACGGCTCTGACCTGATGCCGGCGCCGGTCGGTGCGGGGACGTTCTGGAAGGGCATGATCGACTGGATCAACGGCAAGGACACCGCGACGGTGCTGAACGGCATCGAGAGCAGCTGGAAGTGA
- a CDS encoding M23 family metallopeptidase → MGKRWLGLLAAGLLVAGVLVPAAPAMAAPTFKVPFPCGQSWSGQTRTGHSPAYAVDFNRTNDLGDPVVASAPGTVDRVTDLGGTSYGKYVRINHGGGYSTYYAHLNGFNVSVGQAVGYGKVIGWVGSTGGSTGPHLHYEQRLNGADIQVRFNGSLALYWGTKNYGSDNGCGSGTGSGTVNTAGTALTVRSGPGTGYAAVGTVADGAKVTIQCQTSGTSVTGTYGTSTIWDRIGSGRFIADAYVYTGSDGYIPGVPRC, encoded by the coding sequence ATGGGCAAGCGGTGGTTGGGCCTGCTGGCGGCCGGTCTGCTGGTCGCGGGCGTGTTGGTCCCGGCGGCGCCGGCGATGGCCGCCCCGACGTTCAAGGTCCCGTTCCCGTGTGGGCAGTCCTGGTCCGGCCAGACCCGGACCGGCCACAGTCCGGCGTACGCGGTGGACTTCAACCGCACGAACGACCTCGGCGACCCGGTGGTGGCGAGCGCCCCGGGCACCGTCGACCGGGTCACGGATCTCGGCGGCACCAGTTACGGAAAGTACGTCCGGATCAACCACGGCGGCGGGTACAGCACCTACTACGCCCACCTCAACGGTTTCAACGTCTCTGTGGGGCAGGCCGTCGGCTACGGGAAGGTGATCGGCTGGGTCGGCAGCACCGGCGGCTCAACCGGTCCGCACCTGCACTACGAGCAGCGGCTCAACGGCGCCGACATCCAGGTCCGGTTCAACGGCTCGCTCGCCCTCTACTGGGGCACGAAGAACTACGGCAGCGACAACGGCTGCGGCAGCGGCACCGGCTCCGGCACGGTCAACACCGCCGGGACGGCGCTGACCGTCCGCTCCGGCCCGGGCACCGGCTACGCCGCGGTGGGCACCGTCGCCGACGGCGCCAAGGTCACCATCCAGTGCCAGACCAGCGGCACCAGCGTCACCGGGACCTACGGCACCAGCACCATCTGGGACCGGATCGGGTCGGGCCGCTTCATCGCCGACGCGTACGTCTACACCGGCTCCGACGGCTACATCCCCGGCGTGCCCCGCTGCTGA
- a CDS encoding TspO/MBR family protein: MQMSRSAERTGGARQRWALLGFGAAVFVAAAIGGLGVQGTSAEYASLEQPAWAPPSWLFGPVWSLLYAMIAVAGWLVWRRVGFGPALWAWIAQLVLNAIWTPLFFGAGRYGLAFAEVLLMWVAIGVTIVLFRRVSRPATLLMLPYWAWVTFAAALNFAVWRLNS; encoded by the coding sequence ATGCAGATGTCACGGAGCGCTGAACGGACGGGCGGTGCCCGGCAGCGGTGGGCCCTGCTCGGCTTCGGGGCCGCGGTGTTCGTCGCCGCGGCGATCGGCGGGCTCGGCGTGCAGGGCACCTCGGCCGAGTACGCGAGCCTCGAACAGCCCGCCTGGGCCCCGCCGTCCTGGCTCTTCGGACCGGTCTGGAGCCTGCTCTACGCGATGATCGCGGTGGCCGGCTGGCTGGTCTGGCGGCGGGTCGGTTTCGGCCCGGCACTCTGGGCGTGGATCGCCCAGCTGGTGCTGAACGCGATCTGGACCCCGCTCTTCTTCGGCGCCGGTCGCTACGGGCTGGCGTTCGCGGAGGTCCTGCTGATGTGGGTGGCGATCGGCGTGACGATCGTGCTCTTCCGCAGGGTGTCCCGCCCGGCGACGCTGTTGATGCTGCCCTACTGGGCGTGGGTCACCTTCGCCGCCGCACTCAACTTCGCCGTCTGGCGCCTGAACAGCTGA
- a CDS encoding GPGG-motif small membrane protein yields MELILWILAVVLVVAGILALFRRQILWGIVLIVVGLLVGPGGVSIFN; encoded by the coding sequence ATGGAGCTGATTCTCTGGATTCTCGCAGTCGTACTCGTGGTCGCCGGTATTCTCGCGCTGTTCCGGCGGCAGATCCTGTGGGGCATCGTCCTCATCGTGGTCGGCCTGCTCGTCGGGCCGGGTGGTGTGAGCATCTTCAATTGA
- a CDS encoding metallophosphoesterase family protein, which translates to MVIRIAAVGDVHLDKDVVGRFRPALDELPEHADVLLLAGDLTRHGTESEARCVATEFGGLGVPVVTVLGNHDHQCDQVPQVVKVLKDAGITVLEGDGIVLDCPGGRLGVAGVKGFGGGFAGRCASDFGEPEMKAFVGTTTQSADALSAALRGLDCDVLVALTHYSPVPDTLAGEPLEIYPFLGSYQLGQAIDSAPTALALHGHAHAGTERGTTPGGVRVRNVAHPVIKQAYSIFHLGGNLDQAQVSGVGGSGIQQTWS; encoded by the coding sequence ATGGTGATCCGGATCGCCGCCGTGGGCGACGTGCATCTGGACAAGGACGTGGTCGGCCGGTTCCGGCCGGCCCTCGACGAACTGCCCGAACACGCTGACGTACTGCTGCTCGCCGGTGACCTTACCCGGCACGGGACCGAGTCGGAGGCCCGGTGCGTGGCCACCGAGTTCGGCGGGCTCGGCGTGCCGGTGGTGACCGTGCTGGGCAACCACGACCACCAGTGCGACCAGGTGCCGCAGGTGGTCAAGGTGCTCAAGGACGCCGGGATCACCGTGTTGGAGGGCGACGGCATCGTGCTGGACTGTCCCGGCGGCCGGCTGGGTGTCGCCGGGGTGAAGGGGTTCGGCGGAGGGTTCGCCGGCCGGTGCGCCAGCGACTTCGGCGAGCCGGAGATGAAGGCGTTCGTCGGGACCACCACGCAGAGCGCGGACGCCCTCTCCGCCGCGCTGCGTGGGCTGGACTGCGACGTGCTGGTGGCGCTCACCCACTACTCGCCGGTGCCGGACACCCTCGCCGGTGAGCCGTTGGAGATCTATCCGTTCCTGGGCTCGTACCAGCTCGGTCAGGCGATCGACTCGGCACCGACCGCGCTGGCCCTGCACGGGCACGCGCACGCCGGCACCGAGCGCGGCACCACGCCCGGCGGGGTCCGCGTCCGCAACGTCGCCCACCCCGTGATCAAGCAGGCGTACAGCATCTTCCACCTGGGCGGTAACCTCGATCAGGCACAGGTTTCCGGCGTCGGCGGCTCGGGTATTCAGCAAACATGGAGCTGA
- a CDS encoding nucleotidyltransferase: MAERGDESLVHTLKKVAAVLKQEEIPFALGGSFAVYAHGGHSSEHDVDFLIRELDVERALEALVAAGFAAEHPPEDWLVKVFDGGRMVDLIHRPIETPVTEETFADTVIRPVDAIHMPVLSATQLMVHKLLSFSQHYCDFARGLPLARSLREQIDWERVRKETQHSPYAEAFLVLLDRLEVVPHPGTPQGEGTP, from the coding sequence ATGGCAGAGCGCGGGGACGAGAGCCTGGTGCACACGCTGAAGAAGGTCGCCGCCGTGCTCAAGCAGGAAGAGATCCCCTTCGCGCTCGGGGGCAGCTTCGCCGTGTACGCCCACGGCGGTCACTCCAGCGAGCACGACGTCGACTTCCTGATCCGCGAGCTCGACGTGGAACGCGCCCTGGAAGCGCTGGTCGCGGCGGGCTTCGCCGCTGAGCATCCGCCCGAGGACTGGCTGGTCAAGGTCTTCGACGGCGGTCGGATGGTGGACCTGATCCACCGGCCGATCGAGACGCCGGTGACCGAGGAGACGTTCGCCGACACGGTCATCCGGCCCGTCGACGCGATCCACATGCCGGTGCTCTCGGCCACCCAACTCATGGTGCACAAGCTGCTGAGCTTCTCGCAGCACTACTGCGACTTCGCCCGGGGTCTGCCGCTGGCCCGCTCCCTGCGGGAGCAGATCGACTGGGAACGGGTACGCAAGGAGACGCAGCACTCGCCGTACGCGGAGGCGTTCCTGGTGCTGCTGGACCGGCTGGAGGTGGTGCCGCACCCCGGCACCCCGCAGGGGGAGGGGACACCGTGA
- a CDS encoding dTMP kinase codes for MSRSPEARRGRARLRAVALIGIDGSGKTTQAHRLADVLTEAGRPATYHRNAGGRRWLGRLAHRLGRPDAQRLVGRSGMLAVESVLRWLAIAAALLSCLATGRVAVMDRYSACQYASIRAHGGQRWERLARAGYRMFPRPQVTFLLTVDPAEAYRRIEQRGTDHESMRYLTAAHTAYRTLPEYPTFVVVDAGRPPEEVSRQIQAHLAGWLAADGRGGRPAVGPAPPGAESVPVGRLTA; via the coding sequence GTGTCCAGATCACCGGAGGCGCGGCGCGGCAGGGCCCGGTTGCGCGCCGTCGCCCTGATCGGCATCGACGGCTCGGGCAAGACCACCCAGGCGCACCGGCTCGCCGACGTGCTCACCGAGGCGGGCCGCCCCGCCACCTACCACCGCAACGCCGGCGGCCGGCGCTGGCTCGGCCGCCTCGCGCACCGCCTCGGCCGCCCGGACGCCCAGCGGCTCGTCGGGCGCAGCGGGATGCTGGCGGTGGAGTCGGTGCTCCGCTGGCTGGCCATCGCCGCAGCCCTGCTCAGCTGCCTGGCGACCGGCCGGGTCGCGGTGATGGACCGCTACTCCGCCTGCCAGTACGCGAGCATCCGGGCGCACGGGGGCCAGCGCTGGGAACGGCTGGCCCGGGCCGGTTACCGGATGTTCCCGCGACCGCAGGTGACCTTCCTGCTGACCGTCGATCCCGCCGAGGCGTACCGGCGGATCGAGCAGCGCGGCACCGACCACGAGAGCATGCGATACCTGACCGCCGCGCACACCGCGTACCGGACGCTGCCGGAGTATCCGACCTTCGTGGTGGTCGACGCCGGGCGCCCCCCGGAGGAGGTCTCCCGACAGATTCAGGCCCACCTCGCCGGCTGGCTGGCGGCCGACGGGCGCGGCGGCCGGCCCGCCGTCGGGCCCGCGCCGCCGGGCGCGGAGTCGGTCCCGGTCGGCCGGCTGACCGCCTGA
- the murQ gene encoding N-acetylmuramic acid 6-phosphate etherase — MTAGAVEPHEVTSPVAARPVIRVGAPTERRNPLSMDLDLMSTRDVLTVINEADRRVPGAVADFLDEIAATVDLAVTALRGGHRVHYFGAGTSGRLGVLDAAELAPTFNSPRHWFCAHIAGGPEAMWRAVEDAEDDDRGGAAEVADCVRAGDLVVGLAASGRTPYVLGALAASRAKGASTVLLCANPEAEAARSVDVFIGVDTGPEVVTGSTRMKAGTAQKLVLNTFSTAVMVRLGRVYSNLMIDMVATNAKLRGRMISILIEATGCSEEICRRALNEADGDMKAALVSLVSGVEVSAARAALARSADQVRVALALLAS; from the coding sequence ATGACGGCGGGCGCGGTAGAACCCCACGAGGTGACGTCCCCGGTGGCGGCCCGACCGGTGATCCGGGTCGGTGCGCCGACGGAGCGGCGTAACCCGCTCAGCATGGACCTCGACCTCATGTCGACCCGGGACGTACTCACGGTGATCAATGAGGCGGACCGGCGGGTGCCCGGCGCGGTCGCGGACTTCCTCGACGAGATCGCCGCGACAGTGGACCTGGCGGTGACCGCCCTGCGCGGCGGGCACCGGGTGCACTACTTCGGCGCCGGCACCTCCGGCCGGCTCGGCGTGCTCGACGCCGCCGAGCTCGCGCCCACCTTCAACTCGCCCCGGCACTGGTTCTGCGCCCACATCGCGGGCGGGCCGGAGGCCATGTGGCGGGCGGTCGAGGACGCCGAGGACGACGACCGGGGAGGTGCGGCCGAGGTCGCCGACTGCGTACGGGCCGGCGACCTGGTGGTCGGACTCGCCGCCAGCGGACGCACACCGTACGTCCTGGGGGCGCTCGCCGCGTCGAGGGCCAAGGGAGCCTCGACCGTGCTGCTCTGTGCCAACCCGGAGGCGGAGGCCGCCAGGTCGGTGGACGTCTTCATCGGCGTGGACACCGGTCCGGAGGTCGTCACCGGGTCGACCCGGATGAAGGCGGGCACCGCGCAGAAGTTGGTGCTGAACACGTTCTCCACGGCCGTGATGGTCCGGCTGGGCCGGGTCTACTCGAATCTCATGATTGACATGGTGGCCACCAACGCCAAGCTCCGAGGTCGGATGATCTCGATCCTGATCGAGGCCACCGGCTGCTCGGAGGAGATCTGCCGGCGGGCCCTCAACGAGGCCGACGGCGACATGAAGGCGGCACTGGTCTCGCTCGTCTCCGGGGTGGAGGTGTCCGCCGCGCGGGCCGCCCTGGCCCGCTCGGCCGACCAGGTCCGCGTCGCCCTGGCCCTGCTCGCCTCCTGA